AGAAATTAACTATGAACGAATCATTAATTAGCGCTCTATTTGTCTTTGTACTGGCTTCATTTGCAGGGTTTGAAGTAATTAATAAAGTTCCCCCGACATTACACACACCACTAATGTCTGGCTCCAATGCCATTTCAGGAATATCGGTAATTGGGGCTTTGATTGTGGCGGGTAGCGATGTCAATCCCAATCTCTCAGTAATTCTGGGACTAATCTCGGTTGTCTGCGCCACAATTAACGTTGTTGGTGGCTTTCTCGTCACCGATCGCATGTTGCAAATGTTCAAAAAGAAAGAGGCGTAAAGCACCATGCTAGAAAATATCTTGGGCTATGTGCCGACAGGGATTCAGCTTACCTATTTGGTAGCAGCGACCCTCTTTATGATTGGTCTCAAACAGATGGGATCACCTGCTACGGCGCGTAAGGGGAATTTGCTCGGCGCGATCGCCATGTTATTAGCAGTTGTGGCAACATTGCTCGACAAGCAAGTATTGAGTTATGGATTGATTTTAGTGGCGATCGCAATTGGATCGGCGATCGGTTCTCTGATTGCTTACAAAGTCGCCATGACCGATATGCCCCAAATGGTGGGCTTACTCAATGGTTTAGGCGGTTTGGCTTCTTCGTTAGTTGCTGTGGGCGAATATTGGCGCGTGACTAGTCATGGTTTAACATTGCCCCTAGTCGATAATCTCTCAATTATTGCTAGCGTGCTGATTGGCAATATCACCTTTACGGGCAGCATGATCGCCTTTGCAAAATTGCAAGGGATCATGAAAGGCGCACCGATTCGCTTTGCCTATCAGCAAACCGTTAATATCCTGCTGTTAGTTACCTTTGCCGTT
This genomic stretch from Pseudanabaena galeata CCNP1313 harbors:
- a CDS encoding NAD(P) transhydrogenase subunit alpha, which gives rise to MNESLISALFVFVLASFAGFEVINKVPPTLHTPLMSGSNAISGISVIGALIVAGSDVNPNLSVILGLISVVCATINVVGGFLVTDRMLQMFKKKEA